The Thermofilaceae archaeon genome segment GGTGCTCGAACGTCTCCTCCCTCGTCACGTCGAAGACGAACACCGCCCCCCTAGCACCCCTCAGAAAGACGGGAGCTAGGAACCGGAAGCGCTCCTCACCCCCCAAATCCCAGATCACGATCCTGACGGGCCCGTCATCGAAATGGAGCTCCCTCGTGTAGTGCGCGACGCCGACCGTGAGCCGCTGGACGGGGTTGAAGGCTGCCCCCGTAAACCTGTTCGCAATGCTCGTCTTGCCGACCCCTCCATCTCCGCAGAGAACTATCTTGTAAGCTCTCTGTGGCGCCACTAGGGATTCATCGATTCTCAGCTTAAAATTTTCCCTATCTTCTGCGACGCCTGCTCCGCCTGCCACAAAGCG includes the following:
- a CDS encoding Rab family GTPase; the encoded protein is MAPQRAYKIVLCGDGGVGKTSIANRFTGAAFNPVQRLTVGVAHYTRELHFDDGPVRIVIWDLGGEERFRFLAPVFLRGARGAVFVFDVTREETFEHLEEWLEITVSTIGDVPRVLVGNKVDLEDMRVIPRSFAEQYARSRGYIGYYEVSAKDGFNIEAPFIDLLRVVLRCERGG